From Pseudanabaena sp. PCC 6802, one genomic window encodes:
- a CDS encoding aminopeptidase P N-terminal domain-containing protein: MSAEFAQRRQQLMEKIGTGVGIFCSAPSAIHHRDVTHVYRQDSDFYYLTGFSEPDTIAVIAPNHEEHKFILFVRPRDRNAETWSGYRAGVEGAQEQYGADIAYPIGELDEKLPQYLQKADPLYYSLGRNEYFDRKILQHYQALMATYHKRGTGPTAIAEASLLIAPMRLRKSDYELELLRKAIAISAESHNRAFRSATPGMYEYEIQAQIENDFRRNGALGPAYPSIVAAGKNSCVLHYVENNRQLQAGDLLLIDAGCSYEYYNADITRTFPVSGKFTPEQKTIYELVLEAQLAAIAQVKPGNPYNAIHDASVKVITEGLVELGLLQGSIEELIKEEKYKPFFMHRTGHWLGIDVHDTGVYQYGETWQNLEKDMVLTIEPGIYIAPDATPAEGQPEIPDIWKGIGIRIEDDVRVSDRAEGHEILTSAVPKSVAAMEKA; encoded by the coding sequence ATGAGTGCTGAATTTGCTCAGCGTCGTCAGCAGTTAATGGAGAAAATTGGGACAGGTGTGGGCATTTTTTGTAGTGCTCCGTCTGCGATCCATCATCGGGATGTAACACATGTCTATCGGCAAGACAGCGACTTTTACTACTTAACAGGATTTAGCGAGCCCGATACGATCGCGGTTATAGCTCCTAATCATGAAGAACATAAGTTTATTCTGTTCGTCCGACCGCGAGATCGCAACGCAGAAACATGGTCTGGCTATCGTGCTGGGGTTGAGGGCGCGCAGGAGCAGTATGGTGCCGATATTGCTTACCCGATTGGCGAATTAGATGAAAAGCTACCCCAGTATTTACAAAAAGCCGACCCACTGTACTATTCTTTGGGGCGTAACGAGTATTTCGATCGCAAGATTTTGCAGCACTATCAGGCACTGATGGCAACATATCACAAGCGCGGCACTGGCCCGACTGCGATCGCGGAGGCGAGTTTACTGATCGCACCGATGCGCCTGCGTAAGAGTGACTATGAATTGGAACTGCTGAGGAAGGCGATCGCAATTTCAGCAGAAAGTCATAATCGTGCATTTCGATCCGCTACCCCTGGCATGTACGAGTACGAAATTCAGGCTCAGATCGAAAATGATTTCCGTAGAAATGGAGCTCTGGGCCCTGCCTATCCTTCGATTGTGGCAGCAGGTAAAAACTCGTGTGTTTTGCATTATGTCGAAAATAATCGGCAACTCCAAGCAGGCGACCTGTTATTAATTGATGCGGGGTGCTCCTACGAGTATTACAACGCTGATATTACCCGTACTTTTCCGGTTAGTGGTAAATTTACGCCAGAACAAAAAACTATTTACGAACTGGTATTAGAGGCACAACTAGCGGCGATCGCCCAGGTGAAGCCAGGTAACCCCTACAATGCCATTCATGATGCCTCGGTTAAAGTTATTACGGAGGGCTTGGTGGAGCTAGGACTCTTGCAGGGTTCTATAGAAGAACTTATTAAAGAGGAAAAGTACAAACCATTTTTCATGCACCGCACTGGACATTGGTTGGGGATCGACGTACACGATACTGGTGTATATCAGTACGGAGAAACCTGGCAGAATTTAGAGAAGGATATGGTTTTAACGATCGAGCCGGGTATTTATATTGCGCCGGATGCGACACCTGCAGAGGGACAGCCTGAAATTCCCGATATCTGGAAGGGCATTGGTATTCGGATTGAAGACGATGTGAGGGTAAGCGATCGGGCTGAAGGTCATGAAATTCTGACAAGTGCTGTACCGAAATCTGTTGCCGCTATGGAGAAAGCATAG
- a CDS encoding response regulator transcription factor translates to MSANILLVDDEPRLREAVQAYLEDSGFNIQVASNAREAWQFIEQATPDLVISDIMMPQVSGYEFLKQMRSDERFANLPVIFLTARGMTSDRIAGYQAGCDAYLPKPFDPDELVAIIENLLRRNPQPAMVANATPEINDLAGQLAEIKALLKQKTPENQSSIVTTPPPIKIEFTPREQSVLELVVEGLMNKEIARRLGTTIRNVEKYVSRLFSKTGTSSRTELVRYALQHGLVT, encoded by the coding sequence ATGTCCGCAAACATACTCCTAGTTGACGACGAACCCAGACTCAGAGAAGCCGTGCAAGCATATCTAGAAGACAGTGGTTTCAATATCCAAGTTGCCAGCAATGCCCGCGAAGCGTGGCAGTTCATCGAACAAGCCACGCCCGATCTCGTCATCTCGGACATCATGATGCCCCAGGTAAGTGGCTACGAGTTCCTCAAGCAAATGCGCTCCGATGAAAGATTTGCTAACTTACCCGTGATCTTTCTGACTGCACGAGGCATGACCAGCGATCGCATCGCAGGCTATCAGGCAGGATGCGATGCCTACCTACCCAAACCATTCGACCCAGACGAACTAGTTGCCATTATCGAGAATCTGCTTCGTCGCAATCCCCAGCCAGCCATGGTCGCTAACGCTACGCCGGAGATCAACGACTTAGCCGGACAATTAGCAGAGATCAAAGCCCTGCTCAAGCAAAAAACACCCGAGAACCAATCGTCTATTGTTACGACACCCCCCCCCATCAAAATCGAATTTACCCCCCGCGAGCAAAGCGTCCTGGAACTTGTTGTAGAGGGGCTGATGAATAAAGAGATTGCCCGTCGCCTCGGTACGACCATCCGTAACGTTGAAAAATATGTCAGCCGACTCTTTAGCAAGACAGGTACTAGCAGCCGCACAGAACTAGTGCGCTATGCCCTACAACATGGTCTAGTTACATAG